A single window of Ornithorhynchus anatinus isolate Pmale09 chromosome 3, mOrnAna1.pri.v4, whole genome shotgun sequence DNA harbors:
- the SDHAF2 gene encoding succinate dehydrogenase assembly factor 2, mitochondrial isoform X1, translated as MTSDAPPLPADARDAASARSPARPPPRLSPAAGRDRPRRHGGGGGFFFSSSPAGLGEEGDHGAGPATMRTMMPFPKGLLWAQHCAKRWGRFKLYALSRQALVPAFFRGPPPRRSYRGSSPADSQKDMLEIPLPPWQERTDESLETKRARLLYESRKRGMLENCILLSLFAKENLQHMTERQLNLYDRLINEPSNDWDIYYWATEAKPAPEIFENEVMDLLRDFAKNKNKEQRLRAPDLEYLFEKSH; from the exons ATGACGTCAGACGCCCCGCCGCTTCCGGCCGACGCACGGGACGCCGCTTCCGCCCGCTCGCCCGCCCGTCCTCCGCCTCGCCTCAGCCCCGCGGCGGGAAGGGACCGGCCGCGAcgacatggcggcggcggcggcttcttcttctcctcctctcctgctgggCTGGGTGAGGAGGGCGACCACGGCGCGGGGCCCGCGACGATGAGGACGATGATGCCATTCCcgaagggcttactctgggcccagcactgcgctaagcgctgggggagattcaag CTCTATGCCTTGTCCAGACAGGCTCTTGTGCCTGCCTTCTTCCGAGGTCCGCCACCCAGACGTTCCTATCGGGGCAGCAGCCCAGCAGATTCCCAGAAGGACATGCTTGAAATCCCTTTACCCCCATGGCAGGAGCGAACCGACGAGTCACTGGAGACCAAGCGAGCCCGCTTGCTCTATGAGAGCAGAAAGAGGGGCATGTTGGAAAACTGCATCCTGCTCAG CCTCTTCGCCAAGGAAAATCTGCAGCACATGACAGAGAGACAACTGAACCTCTATGACCGCCTGATCAATGAGCCCAGTAATGACTGGGATATTTATTACTGGGCAACAG aaGCTAAGCCTGCCCCAGAGATATTTGAAAACGAAGTCATGGACCTGCTAAGGGACTTCGCCAAGAACAAAAACAAGGAGCAGAGACTGCGGGCCCCAGATCTGGAGTACCTCTTTGAAAAGTCACACTGA
- the SDHAF2 gene encoding succinate dehydrogenase assembly factor 2, mitochondrial isoform X2: protein MAAAAASSSPPLLLGWLYALSRQALVPAFFRGPPPRRSYRGSSPADSQKDMLEIPLPPWQERTDESLETKRARLLYESRKRGMLENCILLSLFAKENLQHMTERQLNLYDRLINEPSNDWDIYYWATEAKPAPEIFENEVMDLLRDFAKNKNKEQRLRAPDLEYLFEKSH from the exons atggcggcggcggcggcttcttcttctcctcctctcctgctgggCTGG CTCTATGCCTTGTCCAGACAGGCTCTTGTGCCTGCCTTCTTCCGAGGTCCGCCACCCAGACGTTCCTATCGGGGCAGCAGCCCAGCAGATTCCCAGAAGGACATGCTTGAAATCCCTTTACCCCCATGGCAGGAGCGAACCGACGAGTCACTGGAGACCAAGCGAGCCCGCTTGCTCTATGAGAGCAGAAAGAGGGGCATGTTGGAAAACTGCATCCTGCTCAG CCTCTTCGCCAAGGAAAATCTGCAGCACATGACAGAGAGACAACTGAACCTCTATGACCGCCTGATCAATGAGCCCAGTAATGACTGGGATATTTATTACTGGGCAACAG aaGCTAAGCCTGCCCCAGAGATATTTGAAAACGAAGTCATGGACCTGCTAAGGGACTTCGCCAAGAACAAAAACAAGGAGCAGAGACTGCGGGCCCCAGATCTGGAGTACCTCTTTGAAAAGTCACACTGA